In Lotus japonicus ecotype B-129 chromosome 5, LjGifu_v1.2, one genomic interval encodes:
- the LOC130719513 gene encoding calcium-dependent protein kinase SK5-like has protein sequence MIDTSNSGTITFDELKDVLKRVGSKLMESEIKDLMDAADIDNSGTIDYGEFIAATVHLNKLEREENMVSAFSYFDKDGTGYITLDEIQQACKDFGLDDVHIDEMIKEIDQDDDGQIDYGEFAAMMRKGNGGIGKRTMRNTLKFKKCSGISGQCTQSSY, from the exons ATGATTGACACAAGCAACAGTGGAACCATAACATTTGATGAGTTAAAAGATGTCTTAAAGCGAGTAGGATCTAAACTCATGGAGTCTGAAATCAAGGATCTCATGGATGCT GCAGATATTGATAACAGTGGGACAATTGACTATGGTGAATTCATTGCTGCCACTGTTCATCTAAATAAGCTAGAGAGAGAGGAAAACATGGTGTCAGCCTTCTCCTATTTTGACAAAGATGGTACTGGCTATATAACCCTTGATGAGATTCAACAAGCTTGTAAGGACTTTGGTTTAGATGATGTCCATATTGATGAAATGATCAAGGAAATCGATCAGGATGAT GATGGACAAATAGATTATGGAGAGTTTGCTGCCATGATGAGAAAGGGCAATGGAGGGATAGGAAAGAGAACTATGAGAAACACACTTAAATTTAAGAAATGCTCTGGAATTAGTGGGCAATGTACACAATCAAGTTATTGA